TGCGGTTGCGGGCGGTCGTTTGTCCGGTCTGGAGGTTGGCCCTGGTGGGGGTGCATTGGGGGGCCGAGGAGTAGGCGTTGCGCAGGAGCATGCCTTCGTCCGCCAGCTTCTGCATGTTCCAGTAGTAGGGCTGGCCAGGTTGATTCGGGTCTTGCAGACGACGCATGATTTCCTGGGCCGAGTTTTCCATCCGCTCGTCCATGCGGACGGGCGTGTCATACCAGGCCATGTCGTCGGTCAAGAACATGATGATGTTCGGCGGGGAGAGCCATTTCGAGACGAGTTCTTCCCGCTCGGCTTGGAAGAGGCTGCTGGCGAGCGCGCGGTCGTAGAGGCGGACTTCTCCGATGAGTCCGTGGAAGAACTGGGTTTCTTGATCGAGGCTTCCCAGGGAGACGGGCTGGGCCGTTGAGAAATCGGCGGCCGGGGCGGAGCCCGAGACGGTTTGGGAACTGAGGGATTCCCAGATTTGGTAGGTGGCTTGCGCGGCGTCGTAGTTGAGCCCCAAGACGATGGTTTCTGTCCCTTGGAGGTTGCTGGCGGAGCTGGCCAGAATTTGGTTTGCGAGGCGAATTTGGAGCTGCCCCACGGGGGTGTAGCCAATTTGGAGGCCGGTGCTGCCATCGGTGGAGTTGCCGAAGACGTCGTTGAATTGGCCGGGGAGGAGGGAGTCGACTTTGAAGGCCAGCAGCAAGCTGAAGCCGCCCGTGGCGGTGGAGTGGTCCAGCCAGGTCTGCGAGGCCGAGGTGTCCAAGAGCTGGAGGCTGCTGCGATTCGGGCCGAAGGCCAGGCCCGGGAGGCCGGAGGCCGTTTGCGTGGGGCCGGGGTAGGTGACGCTGCCCACGCCAGGGCTGGCCGAATTGTTGTTTCCAGATTGGTCCAGCCAGGAGGTGACGGGTTGGCCCAGGACGCTGGCGGCCACCGAGGCGTCCAGAGTTTGGAGGGTGGGGACCCGGGGTGTGAAGGAGACTTCATTGCTCAAGCCGCTTTCCGCTCCGGAGCTGTGAGTGGCGGAGACGCGGTAGAAGGAAGTCTGTCCGGTGGGGGCGGTGGTGTCTTCGAATTGGCTGCTGGTGGCGGTGCCCAAGAGCTGGTCGCTGGTGGTCACAGGAGAGCTGGTGGATCGGTAGATGGTGTAAAAGTCGAGTTCGGGAGAGGAGAGGTCATCCCAATCCAGGAGCACGCCGGTTTCGCTCCCGGAGGCGACCAGTCCGCTGGGGGGGGCGGTGACGGAGGCTTCGGTCAAGGCGAGGGTCATGGTCTGCAGCCGACCGGTTCCGGCCAGGGCGAAGGCGGATTGCTCGGTGATGGGCAAGCTGCCAGTCCAGCTGTTGGCTGTCGCCACCAAGGTGCCTGCGCCCGAGGCGCCCGGAGTGCCGGTCAACTGCCAGAATTCCGCGTTCGCATTGCTGAAGGTGAGCCCAGTCAGGACGAGGCTTTTGCCGGTGGGCACGGTGAAGGAGCTGAGATCAAAGGTCCACAAGATGGCTTCCCCGCCGTCGACTGAGGCATTGCCATTGCCATCGCTGACGCCCAGGCCGGTGTTGTTTCCGCGCACCAGCTCGGGGGTGCCGCCGGTCCAAGTCTGGCCGACCCAGTCGTTTTGGCTGTTGCTGCGACCATCCAATGTCAGCACGAAAGAGCCATCGCTGGCCTCGCCCTGCTGGAAGGATCCGCTGAGGCCGGGAGTGTTGCCCGAAGGGTCGGAGGTCGAGACGGTGGGAGGCGTGCCGTTCAGCCCGCTCACGGTAATGGGGTAGGGATTGAGCTCGGGCCGGACGTTGCCAGAGGAGGCGAAATCGAGCACGATTTGGGCTTCAAGAACGCAGGGCCCAAGGAGGAGCCCCAGGAAGGGGAGCAGACGGGGGGTCATGAAAAGAAGGCAGCACGAAAGCGGCTTGTTTTCAAGAGTCGTTTGGGGGGGAGGAGGGGGAGTCGGACACCAAAAAAGCCGACCGAGGGAATTCCCTGGCCGGCTTTTTTTAGAGATCGCTCGACGCTTGGTTTAGCGCTTTTTCTTAGCGGCTTTTTTCTTGGGTGCGGGGGCGTCGGCCAGAGCGGCTTGGGCGGCCGCCAGGCGGGCGACCGGGACGCGGTAGGGGGAGCAACTGACGTAGTTGAGCCCGGTCCGGTGGCAGAAGGCGACCGAGGCCGGATCGCCACCGTGCTCTCCGCAGATGCCGAGCTTGAGCTTTTCTTTCACGGCGCGGCCTTTGGAGGCTCCCATTTCCACGAGCGATCCCACGCCCGTCTGGTCGAGCGAGGCGAAAGGGTTTTTGGGATAGATGTCGTTTTCCTGGTAGCTATTGAGGAAGCTGCCCATGTCATCGCGGCTGACGCCGAGACAGGTCTGGGTCAAGTCGTTCGTGCCGAAGCTGAAGAAGTCGGCAAATTCAGCCACTTCATCGGCGGTGATGGCTCCGCGAGGGATTTCGATCATGGTGCCGACCAAGTATTTGAACTTCACGCCTTTGGCTTCCATGACTTCCGAGGCCACCCGGTGGACGATGGCGGATTGCAGTTCCAGCTCCTTGGCGTAGCCCACGAGCGGGATCATGACTTCGGGCAGGACGGGGTCCCCTTTTTTGGCCAGCTGCGCGGCCGCTTCAAAGATGGCGCGGGCCTGCATTTCGGCGATCTCGGGGTAGGAGATGGCGAGGCGACAGCCACGGTGGCCCAGCATGGGGTTGAATTCGTGGAGTTCGTGGACCCGTTGGGCGATGACTTCGGTTTTCAGTCCGAGCTTTTTCGCCAGGTCGGCTTGCTGCTCGGCGGTGTGGGGCAGGAATTCGTGGAGCGGGGGATCGAGCAAGCGGATGGTGGCCGGCTTGCCTTGGAGGGCTTTGAAGATGGCGGCGAAGTCCTTGCGCTGGTAAGGCAGGAGCTTTTTGAGGGCTTTTTTCCGGTCCGCTTCGTTATCGGCCAGGATCATTTCTCGCATGGCGTCGATGCGGTCTCCTTCGAAGAACATGTGCTCGGTCCGGGTCAGGCCAATGCCTTCGGCCCCAAAGGCGACGGCCGTTTTGACTTGGGCGGGGGTGTCGGCATTGGTCCGCACGCCCATCTTGGTGGCCTTGGCGCACCAGTCCATGAGCTGGACGAAGTTTTGGAATTTCTCGGTTTTTTGCGCGGCCTTTTTGTTTTCGATGAGGCCTGCGATGATTTCGGACGGGGCGGTCGGCACTTCGCCGCCGTAGACTGCGCCCACGGTGCCATCGATGGAGAGGAAGTCCCCTTCTTTGAAGCAGTGGCCATGGGCGCTGACGGTTTTCTTCTCGTAGTCGATCTCGATTTCCGAGGCCCCGCAGACGCAGACTTTGCCCATCTGCCGGGCCACGAGAGCGGCGTGCGAGGAGACGCCCCCACGCGAGGTGAGAATGCCTTCGGCGGCGATCATTCCGCGGAGGTCTTCCGGGGAAGTTTCCACGCGGACGAGGAGAACTTTCTCGCCCTTGAGGTGAGCGGCTTCGGCGCGGTCCGCGTTGAGGTAGATTTTGCCAGTGGCAGCTCCGGGGCCGGCGGGCAGGCCTTTCGCGATTTCGGGCACTTGCTTGATGGCGGCGGCATCGAAGACGGGGGCGAGGAGCTGCTCCAACTGGTCGGCGGGGTTGCGGTCGACGGCGGTTTTCCAGTCGATGAGCCGTTCCTTGACCATGTCGGCCGCGAATTTGAGGGCCGCTGCGGCCGTCCGTTTGCCGTTGCGGGTCTGCAGCATGAAGAGTTTGCCTTCTTGGATGGTGAATTCCACGTCTTGGACGTCGCGGAAGTGCTTCTCCAGGGTTTTGCGGACCTTCATGAGGTCCTTGAATGCCTGGGGCAAGGCTTGCTCCATTTGGGAGACCGGGAAGGGGGTGCGGACCCCGGCCACGACGTCTTCCCCTTGTGCGTTCACGAGGAATTCTCCGTAGAGTTCATTGATGCCATTGGCGGGGTTGCGCGTGAAGGCCACACCGGAGCCGGAGTTTTCCCCGGTGTTGCCGAAGACCATGGCTTGGATGTTGACGGCGGTGCCCCACTCGGCGGGGATGCCGTATTTGCGGCGGTAGACGATGGCCCGGTCATTCATCCAGGAACTGAAGACGGCCCCAGCGGCACCTTCGAGTTGCTCCCAGGGGTCGTCCGGGAAGCCCTGCCCGGTGCGGTCTTTGACCAGTTTTTTGAAGAGGGCCACGAGCTGTTTGTTGTCGTCGGCCGTCAAGTCGGAGTCGACGATGTCTTCCCCGTAGTGCTTTTCTTTGTAGCTCTCGATGGCGTGCTCGAAGGGCTCATGGTCTTCGCCCGGGCGCTTTTGCACCCCGAGCACGACATCGCCATACATTTGAATGAAGCGGCGATAGCAATCCCAAGCGAAGCGCTCGTTGTCGGTGGCGGCGGCCAGGGCGGCCACGGTGGCGTCATTCAGTCCCAGGTTGAGGACGGTGTCCATCATGCCGGGCATGGAATCCCGCGCGCCCGAGCGAACGGCCAAGAGGAGGGGAAAGTTCTTGGCGTCTCCGAATTTGAAGCCCATGATTTTTTCCATGTTGGCCACGCCGGCCTTCATCTGCGCTTTGAGCGATTTCGGGTAGGTCTTTTTGTGGTCGTAGAAATAGGTGCAGACTTCGGTGGTGATGGTGAAGCCAGCGGGGACGGGAAGCCCGATCCGGGTCATTTCGGCGAGGTTGGCCCCTTTGCCGCCGAGAAGGTTTTTCATGGTGCCGTTGCCATCGGCTTTGCCATCTCCCCAGGTGTAGACATATTTGGTGGAGGCGGGGGATTTTTTCTTGGCGGTCTTCTTCTTGGTCGCGGTTTTTGTGGCCATTCTTTTCGAGTTGTGTTGCTAAGGGTTTCCGCTGACTTCCACCGGGTTCA
This region of Verrucomicrobiota bacterium genomic DNA includes:
- a CDS encoding sulfatase-like hydrolase/transferase, with product MTPRLLPFLGLLLGPCVLEAQIVLDFASSGNVRPELNPYPITVSGLNGTPPTVSTSDPSGNTPGLSGSFQQGEASDGSFVLTLDGRSNSQNDWVGQTWTGGTPELVRGNNTGLGVSDGNGNASVDGGEAILWTFDLSSFTVPTGKSLVLTGLTFSNANAEFWQLTGTPGASGAGTLVATANSWTGSLPITEQSAFALAGTGRLQTMTLALTEASVTAPPSGLVASGSETGVLLDWDDLSSPELDFYTIYRSTSSPVTTSDQLLGTATSSQFEDTTAPTGQTSFYRVSATHSSGAESGLSNEVSFTPRVPTLQTLDASVAASVLGQPVTSWLDQSGNNNSASPGVGSVTYPGPTQTASGLPGLAFGPNRSSLQLLDTSASQTWLDHSTATGGFSLLLAFKVDSLLPGQFNDVFGNSTDGSTGLQIGYTPVGQLQIRLANQILASSASNLQGTETIVLGLNYDAAQATYQIWESLSSQTVSGSAPAADFSTAQPVSLGSLDQETQFFHGLIGEVRLYDRALASSLFQAEREELVSKWLSPPNIIMFLTDDMAWYDTPVRMDERMENSAQEIMRRLQDPNQPGQPYYWNMQKLADEGMLLRNAYSSAPQCTPTRANLQTGQTTARNRIGLFLSGSVRGLEFDERNRYGNFPLTPNGIALPFSDTVTTIPEALSAFGYRSAHYGKWHLASDPAVEGYLESDGDTDNNEGETYDSNDTQIPDDISNPKRMTEMTDKAIAFMNAQQEAGHPFYIQLSHYAVHNPWECFPSSRALFQNDPDVVAYNRDRTDVTQLSRKRDPAAFFGMLYDMDQTLGRLMDELESLGITEKTYIVFKSDNGYRRFNTQNFSQPFHGDKWFLWQGGLRVPMMIKGPGVLPGGVSTVNVTTYDLLPTFYDWAGGDPESLSEIDGLSLKALLEGETPPESLLDRSLYFHSPHYRNSNPFSAIIKGRYKLIHSYDATIRTDISVDNPNMLFDLSTDPGEVANINTSPGDNAIAAALWAELDAYLESVDAWRPRDNAAAYTADAANQFESDGQFNNRSRYAPFEGNRGTVASPVDAWFASWGVDLGADSQDFDLDGRSNLMEYALGTNPLLPDARNSLTPSSLAGPSPSYGFAQRYDSGGVTYRVFSSSNLSDWTPLGEDALQLSRSGGDFDWLEARFPSQDQRFLRLEVSR
- the ppdK gene encoding pyruvate, phosphate dikinase; amino-acid sequence: MATKTATKKKTAKKKSPASTKYVYTWGDGKADGNGTMKNLLGGKGANLAEMTRIGLPVPAGFTITTEVCTYFYDHKKTYPKSLKAQMKAGVANMEKIMGFKFGDAKNFPLLLAVRSGARDSMPGMMDTVLNLGLNDATVAALAAATDNERFAWDCYRRFIQMYGDVVLGVQKRPGEDHEPFEHAIESYKEKHYGEDIVDSDLTADDNKQLVALFKKLVKDRTGQGFPDDPWEQLEGAAGAVFSSWMNDRAIVYRRKYGIPAEWGTAVNIQAMVFGNTGENSGSGVAFTRNPANGINELYGEFLVNAQGEDVVAGVRTPFPVSQMEQALPQAFKDLMKVRKTLEKHFRDVQDVEFTIQEGKLFMLQTRNGKRTAAAALKFAADMVKERLIDWKTAVDRNPADQLEQLLAPVFDAAAIKQVPEIAKGLPAGPGAATGKIYLNADRAEAAHLKGEKVLLVRVETSPEDLRGMIAAEGILTSRGGVSSHAALVARQMGKVCVCGASEIEIDYEKKTVSAHGHCFKEGDFLSIDGTVGAVYGGEVPTAPSEIIAGLIENKKAAQKTEKFQNFVQLMDWCAKATKMGVRTNADTPAQVKTAVAFGAEGIGLTRTEHMFFEGDRIDAMREMILADNEADRKKALKKLLPYQRKDFAAIFKALQGKPATIRLLDPPLHEFLPHTAEQQADLAKKLGLKTEVIAQRVHELHEFNPMLGHRGCRLAISYPEIAEMQARAIFEAAAQLAKKGDPVLPEVMIPLVGYAKELELQSAIVHRVASEVMEAKGVKFKYLVGTMIEIPRGAITADEVAEFADFFSFGTNDLTQTCLGVSRDDMGSFLNSYQENDIYPKNPFASLDQTGVGSLVEMGASKGRAVKEKLKLGICGEHGGDPASVAFCHRTGLNYVSCSPYRVPVARLAAAQAALADAPAPKKKAAKKKR